The following is a genomic window from Flavobacterium sp..
TTCAACCGATTGAAAAGGGCAATCAATCATCTTTGGGTACAACATTGTTGTTATAATAAATGGTTTAAAACTATCAAACATTTTTGCCGACATGTTGATGTTTTTTTTGAGAAATTCATCAACTGTTTTAAAATCATCCGCATTTAATAAAGTAGACAATTTTGTGCCATCTTTCATCATCATGTGTTTCATCATTTGCATTTGCAATGATTTTTCATCCATGTCGAGTTCTAAAGACAATTGTTCTGTTTTTCCAAGTGCTTTTATTGTATTTTCATCCAAAGTAGCATCACAAGTTATATGAATGGTTCCATATAAAAATGAGTCTTGTTGTAGACCATTACCCGATATTTTCCAAAGTAAACTTTTTTCTAATTCTTGAGAAAATGACAAACCTGTAAGTAAGGTTAAAAGAGAAATGAATAGCTTTTTCATTAATAATCTATTTTTTGGAGTTCATTGTAATTTTTCTGAAGTCTTCGCATTAAAATACCATATAAAACGCGGTAAAACAGCCAGATTAGTCCAATGAAAACAGTAATTATAACAGCATAAATAACAATCATTATGCAATAAAAAATATTTGGATCTACATTTTGAGAAACTTTATCTATCATTCTCCGAATATTTGGATCATACATAAATTGAAAAATAAAGACCAAAATAAATGAAAAAGCGGTCATCCCTAAATTATACCAAACATAGTATTTTACAGTTTTTCGAGTTTTTAATATGCTTTGCATCAATTGTTTTACAGTGTCTGTAGTATTGATTGCTTTATAATTTTTGAAAAACAAGTAGATGAAAAATAAAATAACACCATAATTTACAAATGCAA
Proteins encoded in this region:
- a CDS encoding TraB/GumN family protein — protein: MKKLFISLLTLLTGLSFSQELEKSLLWKISGNGLQQDSFLYGTIHITCDATLDENTIKALGKTEQLSLELDMDEKSLQMQMMKHMMMKDGTKLSTLLNADDFKTVDEFLKKNINMSAKMFDSFKPFIITTMLYPKMIDCPFQSVENELMKVSKEQKEEIFGLETVEDQMKVFDAISYQVQADELVKMAKSDLQKDKDELKKMMKIYQSKDIEGMLKMMDDSDNKITSDNQDVLLNNRNKNWIPVMIKTMKAKPTFFGVGAGHLAGEEGVIKLLRKEGFTVEAAN